Part of the Bacteriovorax stolpii genome, TGGATTTACTGGAGATGAAAGCAGACTGCTAAAAAATATCTTCACTGAGAAGATTGATAATTATGTCCCATATACGGCATCACGCCTTCAGGATAAAAACAAACACATCATTCTTGATGAACACAACATGAGTATTTTGACCGAAATCGACATGAATAACGAATCATGGTTTATTGAAGTGACCATTCCTAAAACGGCCATCGTTGGTCCAATCTATAAACAAGTAGGAATTCTGTCTGCTATCGGTTTAACTCTGGCCTTTTCAGCTCTACTTATCGGTTACTTCTTGATTGGAAAAATCACCGGAAAAATCATTGTCCTTGCCGATCGCTTAAAAGAGTCTGCAGATGTCACAAGAAATGGAAGTAACACTGTAAAAGATGCTTCTTTCCAGGTTTCAAGCGCCACTCAGGAGCAGGCTTCAGCTATTCAGGAAACAGCGACAACTCTTGAAGAGATTAGTGCCATGGTTGTTAAAAGTGTGGACAACGCTAAAAACTCTTCTGAGCAGGCTAATAACAGTTTTGAAATCGCCACTGAAGGAAAGCGCACAGTAGAACAAATGCGCCAGTCAATGGATGATATCAGAAAAAGTAATCATGACATCGTTCTTCAAATCGAAAACAGTAATAAAGAAATCGAAGGAATTATCCGCGTTATCCAGGATATTTCTGAAAAGACAAAAGTTATCAACGATATCGTTTTCCAGACAAAACTTCTGTCTTTCAACGCTTCTGTTGAAGCGGCCCGTGCCGGAGATATGGGGAAAGGCTTTGCCGTTGTTGCGGAAGAAGTTGGTAACCTGGCCGCAATGAGTGGTAACTCTTCTAAAGAGATCAATGAACTTTTAGAGAAGTCTATTTCCAGCGTATCTGGAATCATCGCTGAAACAAAGAAGCGCGTAGAGACTCTAGTGCATGAAGGAAAGGCCAAAGTAGACCACGGGACAAAAGTAGCAGAAAGATGCGAAGAGATCCTGGATCAGATCGTTCACAACGTTTCATCAGTAAAACATCTGATGGGTGATGTGACTGTTGCTGCTGAAGAGCAGTCTAAAGGTGTAAAAAATATTTCAGATGCTATGAACATGCTGGATATCACTACTCAGGACAATACGAAGACAGTTCATCAAACTGCCAACCAGTCAGAGCTTCTATTTAAAGAAGCTGACAACTTGTCTGACATTATCCTAATGCTTGAAGAAGAAGTTTACGGATCTAAGAATAAAGCTGCTTAATAAAGAAAGGGGCAGAGAGGAAACTCTCTGCCTTATTCTGCGATCATGACTCCGCCAATCATCATATCCATTGCACAACCAAATTTAATCTCGCCTTTTTGAAGTGCTGCTACTTTAACTGTCACTTCTTTATCTAATGGAAGATCCACTTTTAACTTCTGAGAAGGAACTGTGATTTCTCTGGCACAAGTGGCATTGGTCTTTCTAGTGATCTTTAATGTCACCGGCTCACCCGCTTTTACTTTTAGAGAGCTTGGCTCATACCCTTTTTCAGTCACCAGCATCTTGTATTCCTTGGCAAAGGCACTCGTGCTTAAAAGTGAAAGAGCTAAAATCAAAGTTTTCATGTTTACTCCTGTTGTATTGATTACCAAAAAGATTATACGCCAAGGCTTTCAAAAACGTGACAACTCTTAATAAAAGAGATTGACGCTCCGATACTATAAAAGATGAAAACCCTAATTACATACTCAATCATTTTTATCAACTTTTTCTCCCAATCTGCCTTTGCAGGTTCAAACCCTGTCTCTGAAAAAGTCACGGGAAAAACCAAGGTTGTCTCTTATGACTACAACGATGATAAAAAAATCGACCTGATTGAAACCTATGAAAGTGGTGAGCTGGTAAAAAAAGAGCAGGACCTCGACTTCGACGGAGTGATGGATGAAACTCGCGAGATTAAAGCCTATGTCAGTGACACTGAACCGGTAGAGACCATCACGAGAAAAGATCGAAAACTAAAAGTTTACCGCAATGAAAAGTTAAAACTCTTTATCACCACCACTGAGATTGATACCGATGGTGATGGCAAATACGATAAAACAATTACCGATCATGAAGCTATTGGACAAAAAAAAGGCGAAGCTTGTGATCCTACCATCTCCCCTTTTCTCAACGCTGCAACGGTGCTTGAAGCAGATATCACCAAGGCGATGGGGAAACTTAACAATGGTTTTATTAAGACAGATTTTGGTTACAAAATCCACCAATCCTGCTTTAGCAGTTGGGGAGTAAAAACCTTTTCGTCTATTATGTCTCAATCCATGGGGCAAGGCCTTAGTTGTTTAAGCGATCTTGCCCAAAAAAATACCAAGGCCAATCCTAAGGCCCCCAATGGTGCTCTCAACAATCTTATGGGACTAAAAAGATTAATTGAAAAAGACCACGTCAGTATCGTCTGTAATGAAGCTGGATACGACTGGAAAGGAACGGCGGGGCATGCTTCTACTTCTAAAGAAGATAAAATCACTAATCCGAAAGCAAACCACCCCTTTATTTCACTCTCGCCTGCTTATCCGAAAAAACCAGGAAAAGGGACAGAGGAAGAAGTGGCCGAACTTACAAAAACAATCTTTCATGAACAGCTTCACAACTTAGGAATCCGCCACGGCGAAGGAATCGAATACCCATACTCATGTGAGACATGTTGCCTTCCAACCAAAGATGATTCTAAAGAAGCCGTCACTGCCGCTTGCAAAATTTGCTCTGGTCAATATGAGTCCAATAAGGCCGGTGCAGAAAGCTATGTAAAAGATGCTGTTGTCTGGGGTGAAGTCACTTACAACAGCAACCAGTCACTTAAGGCCGTTGTTAATTACATTAAAGAGAATCCAAAAAGCCAAAGCGGGATCATTCTCTTTGCCCGTGCTAATGCAGGGATCATGGCCCCTGTTGGAACAGAGATGGCAAAAATCCTAAAATCAAAGTTCCCAAAACTTTCTAAAGATGAGCAAACTAACCTTGATATGGCCCTGCAATATAAAGACTCGGCCCACATCAGTGCCCAAGCAAGTAAGGCCCGGGTATTAGCTGAAGCTAATATCGCTCTTTACTATGACAATGATCCGGCCAAAGCTTTAAGCGTGTTAGAGAGTAATAAAGCGATCTTAAAGAGCATTGTGGCCCAGTCAAAAAAGAAGCCTGCCAATACAGCTGAAAAGTATACTTTCCAACAGATGTTTACCGACAGCAAGAAAGCTTTAGTAGACATTTGGCTACAGAACTACCCGAAAAATGTAGACGATGCCAAGAGTGATAAGGCCTACACAATTCTTAAAGAAGTGGGTCTCATTTAATTGTCAGAAAGCCTCTTCAGGCGTTATACTGCTTCTAACAACTCTAGAAGCAGGTCTCTATGGCATCCCCTAAGAAAAAAACTCTCGCCCTTATTGCTCACGATGGAAAAAAAGCTGACATGATCGGCTTTGTAAAAGATAACATTGAATTCCTAAAAACATTTAATCTCGTCGCTACTTCTACAACTGGAAAGATGGTGATGCAGACTGGTCTTAAAGTAAAACGTTACTTATCTGGACCATTAGGTGGTGATGCTCAAATCACTGCTTTAGTGGCAACTGGAAAATGCCATGCTGTGATTTTTATGCGCGATCCACTAGGAATGCACCCACATGAACCGGATATCTCTTCACTTCTAAGAATTTGTGAAGTTCACGATGTTCCGCTAGCAACGAACCTTTCTTCAGCTCAATTAATTGTAAAAGGCCTACATAAAAATCTTTTAAAAGAATAATTATGATTGTTGTTGATTCAGTTTCTAAAACTTACAGTGCAAAACACGGAGCAACTAAAGCTCTGGATAATATCAGCTTCAATGTCAAAAGCGGTGAAGTCTACGGTCTTATCGGTTTATCAGGAGCGGGAAAATCAACAGCGCTTAGAACCCTCAACCTGCTTGAAGTCCCTACCAGCGGACACATCTTCCTGGAAGGTGTTGACCTGGTAAAAAAGAATGCTGGCGAACTTCGCTTGGTCAGACAAAAAGTAGGAATGATTTTTCAACACTTCAACTTACTTGCCAATAGAACTGTCGCCGACAACGTCGCTCTTCCTCTGGAAATTGCCGGCTGGA contains:
- a CDS encoding methyl-accepting chemotaxis protein — its product is MKKSLNFRLLAWAAASIFVVSIALTAYSAYSLQNELFEKAELESKKYAEDVASEIEFKISQAFEVTRSFARNLAQTKDKNHPLKVTREEVIEMMKAQFLANPTIFGFNTGWEPNAFDGKDAEYAGKVPYDASGRFVPYMTRKSSNEILLEALVDYDKEGPGDYYQLPKKMQKDVIIAPYAYPVNGKTVLLITLASPVISGGKFYGEVGSDVDLTFFQTLTDTKNLPKGSRIIIYDKAGSIIGFTGDESRLLKNIFTEKIDNYVPYTASRLQDKNKHIILDEHNMSILTEIDMNNESWFIEVTIPKTAIVGPIYKQVGILSAIGLTLAFSALLIGYFLIGKITGKIIVLADRLKESADVTRNGSNTVKDASFQVSSATQEQASAIQETATTLEEISAMVVKSVDNAKNSSEQANNSFEIATEGKRTVEQMRQSMDDIRKSNHDIVLQIENSNKEIEGIIRVIQDISEKTKVINDIVFQTKLLSFNASVEAARAGDMGKGFAVVAEEVGNLAAMSGNSSKEINELLEKSISSVSGIIAETKKRVETLVHEGKAKVDHGTKVAERCEEILDQIVHNVSSVKHLMGDVTVAAEEQSKGVKNISDAMNMLDITTQDNTKTVHQTANQSELLFKEADNLSDIILMLEEEVYGSKNKAA
- a CDS encoding methylglyoxal synthase, translated to MASPKKKTLALIAHDGKKADMIGFVKDNIEFLKTFNLVATSTTGKMVMQTGLKVKRYLSGPLGGDAQITALVATGKCHAVIFMRDPLGMHPHEPDISSLLRICEVHDVPLATNLSSAQLIVKGLHKNLLKE
- a CDS encoding cupredoxin domain-containing protein; this translates as MKTLILALSLLSTSAFAKEYKMLVTEKGYEPSSLKVKAGEPVTLKITRKTNATCAREITVPSQKLKVDLPLDKEVTVKVAALQKGEIKFGCAMDMMIGGVMIAE